Proteins from one Malassezia vespertilionis chromosome 2, complete sequence genomic window:
- the CAR2 gene encoding ornithine aminotransferase (EggNog:ENOG503NUZV; COG:E): MGHAAATASSRKRVTSNEAIALEEQYSAHNYHSFPVVVDRAKGTRVWDAEGREYLDFLSAYSAVNQGHGHPAIVGALIAQSQKLALSSRAFYNSVFGQYAQKITEMLQYDMVLPMNTGAEAVETAMKLARKWAYQKKGVPQDRARILGASGNFHGRTLGAISMSTDPSSRDGFGPFVDRIGAVHGDVSIRFNNVEDLEKALHTFGKETAAVMLEPIQGEAGIVVPDDDYFRCVAGLCKKHNVLLICDEIQTGLGRTGKMMCYMHYGIRPDIVTLGKALSGGVYPVSAVLADKDVMLCIAPGEHGSTFGGNPLACAVAMAALDVLVNEELPGRAERMGEVMREKLKQIKNPLLAEVRGKGLMNAIVIDESKSSKKRTAWDLCLLLKNHGILAKPTHQNIIRLTPPLVITEEELERGVQAIRTSLDLLDQVEDIPGAASAE, encoded by the exons ATGGGCCATGCGGCTGCGACagcctcgtcgcgcaagcgcgtcaCTTCCAACGAGGCCATTGCGTTGGAAGAGCAGTACAGCGCACATAA TTACCACTCATTTCCCGTCGTAGTGGATCGCGCAAAAGGTACGCGCGTATGGGATGCAGAGGGTCGTGAGTACCTTGATTTCCTCTCTGCATACTCTGCGGTGAACCAGGGCCACGGCCATCCTGCGAttgtcggcgcgctcatTGCCCAGTCGCAAAAACTTGCTTTGTCCTCGCGAGCGTTCTACAACTCTGTGTTCGGGCAGTATGCACAAAAGATTACCGAAATGCTCCAGTACGACATGGTGCTTCCTATGAATACCGGCGCAGAAGCAGTCGAGACCGCAATgaagctcgcgcgcaagtggGCCTACCAAAAAAAGGGCGTGCCGCAAGACCGCGCACGTATCTtgggcgcaagcggcaaCTTTCATGGGCGCACACTGGGTGCGATTAGTATGAGCACGGACCCTAGTAGCCGCGACGGATTTGGTCCTTTCGTCGACCGTATCGGCGCAGTACACGGCGACGTGTCCATCCGGTTCAACAATGTAGAGGACCTTGAAAAAGCGCTCCATACATTTGGTAAAGAGACGGCTGCTGTTATGCTTGAACCTATACAGGGCGAGGCCGGTATTGTTGTGCCGGACGACGACTATTTTCGTTGCGTAGCGGGCCTGTGCAAGAAACACAATGTGCTGCTTATCTGCGACGAGATCCAGACGGGGCTCGGTCGCACTGGGAAAATGATGTGCTACATGCACTACGGCATCCGCCCTGACATTGTGACTCTCGGAAAGGCGCTTAGTGGCGGTGTTTATCCCGTAAGTGCCGTTCTCGCGGACAAAGATGTTATGCTTTGCATCGCACCTGGCGAGCATGGCAGCACTTTTGGTGGAAACCCCCTTGCGTGTGCCGTcgccatggccgcgctcgatgtGCTGGTCAACGAGGAGCTCCCAGGACGTGCGGAGCGTATGGGAGAAGTGATGCGTGAGAAGCTTAAGCAGATCAAGAACCCGCTCCTCGCCGAGGTCCGCGGTAAAGGCCTCATGAATGCGATTGTGATTGACGAGTCCAAGAGCAGTAAGAAACGCACCGCGTGGGATCTTTGCCTGCTTCTCAAAAATCACGGCATTCTCGCGAAGCCGACGCACCAAAATATCATCCGCCTTACTCCCCCGCTCGTCATCACCgaggaggagctcgagcgcggtgtACAGGCAATTCGCACGTCCCTCGACCTGCTAGACCAGGTGGAGGACATCccaggcgcggcgtctgcTGAGTAA
- a CDS encoding uncharacterized protein (EggNog:ENOG503P3QW; COG:S; TransMembrane:1 (o74-96i)) yields MAGDDKKVDFDPSTGRTVSHKRVNQPYLTHQRWLAAQRRLEARAKARVEGRKLPPSEFDDEDASTEHHQIWGNMLLTSLFFAFMAVVIALSAGLFVQGDPLWGYRGKWTNVRTYLRVPQQEFTPDTLAHFDGTDPKRPILISVKGAVFDVSKGRLYYGPGGPYHVFAGRDASRAFVTGCFQTHKTHDTRGLTEQELQSLDGWYKYYMNHHTYYQVGQVKLPPIDPASALPEPCHNLQKPGM; encoded by the exons ATGGCTGGGGACGACAAAAAAGTAGACTTCGATCCTTCAACAGGGCGCACTGTGTCCCATAAACGTGTAAACCAACCATATCTTACACACCAACGCTGGTTAGCAGCGCAAAGGCGCCTGGAAGCACGGGcaaaggcgcgcgtcgaAGGCCGCAAACTACCGCCTTCGGAGTtcgacgacgaggatgcATCGACGGAGCACCACCAGATATGGGGCAATATGCTGCTTACCTCTTTGTTTTTTGCTTTCATGGCGGTGGTAATTGCGCTGTCCGCGGGTCTATTTGTCCAAGGGGATCCTTTGTGGGGCTACCGCGGCAAATGGACGAATGTACGGACGTACCTGCGTGTGCCGCAACAGGAATTCACCCCCGATACACTTGCCCACTTTGATGGCACGGACCCAAAGCGGCCCATCTTG ATTTCGGTCAAGGGCGCCGTGTTTGACGTGTCCAAAGGGAGGCTCTATTACGGGCCGGGCGGCCCGTATCATGTATTTGCAGGGCGCGATGCATCCCGTGCTTTCGTGACAGGGTGTTTCCAAACGCACAAGACGCACGATACGCGAGGCTTGACCGAGCAGGAGCTCCAG TCGCTGGACGGATGGTACAAGTACTATATGAACCACCACACCTACTACCAGGTGGGGCAAGTGAAGCTCCCACCGATCGACCCAGCGTCGGCATTGCCGGAGCCATGCCATAATTTACAAAAGCCAGGAATGTAG
- the NHP2 gene encoding snoRNA-binding protein (COG:A; EggNog:ENOG503NZ5F) encodes MAADEVKSKKVDSPAKKDKKDKKDKKEKKEKKEKKSELSNEEIADVSMDVTREEAAEADAYLLSPIASPLASEHLAKKVFKTVKKASKSRGHVKRGVKEVVKAIRKGEKGVVVLAGDISPIDIMSAIPVLCEDTKNPYVYVASKDQLGNASSTKRPTSCVMIVPGGGKKAIERGETKVNENYQEEYSYLHKEASRLVADLLLSIG; translated from the exons ATGGCTGCGGACGAAGTGAAGTCGAAGAAGGTTGACAGTCCCGCAAAGAAGGACAAGAAAGACAAGAAAGACAAGAAGGAAAAGAAGGAAAAGAAGGAAAAAAAGAGCGAGCTGAGCAATGAAGAGATCGCTGATGTTTCGATGGACGTGACCCGGGAAGAAGCAGCAGAGGCAGATGCATACCTGCTGAGCCCAATTGCATCTCCCCTTGCATCTGAGCATTTGGCAAAGAAGGTATTTAAGACCGTCAAGAAGGCGTCCAAATCGCGCGGCCACGtgaagcgcggcgtgaaGGAAGTAGTCAAGGCAATCCGCAAAGGCGAGAAAGG TGTCGTTGTGCTTGCAGGCGATATTTCTCCCATCGATATCATGTCCGCGATTCCAGTGCTGTGCGAGGATACAAAGAACCCCTACGTGTACGTCGCATCGAAAGACCAGCTCGGCAACGCTTCTAGCACCAAGCGCCCGACTAGCTGCGTGATGATTGTTCCTGGAGGTGGCAAGAAGGCGATTGAACGAGGCGAGACCAAGGTCAATGAAAACTACCAGGAGGAATACAGCTACCTGCACAAGGAGGCGTCGCGCCTCGTCGCAGATCTGCTCTTGTCCATCGGCTAA
- the MSW1 gene encoding tryptophan--tRNA ligase (EggNog:ENOG503NUPK; COG:J) — MLRRARLHSVQCLSTYGRAQTIFRMQHTALAEKRVIVSGIQPTGVPHLGNYLGALKSWVELQNTAQPQDELYFFIVGLHALTVPQNPKTLFADRQNLMAALLAIGVDPLRCTLFQQDAVPEHAELMWYFACITSFGRLERMTTWKSKLATLHNGGNTDHVQASQLQLGLFAYPVLQAADILLYHPTHVPVGEDQAQHLELTRDIAEGFNRMVKKRYFPTPSTLHTPSKKILSLRNPAVKMSKSAPDANSRILLTDSPKNIQAKVRRAVTDADRFLSYDPEARPGVSNLINILSALDGGTLRRELGTTVLDTDPARLAETLHTATGGSGAKLKAILSESLIEALRPIQERYHDLLQDPTYLATIEKRGAERARERAHTTISQVRTMLGLQKETL; from the coding sequence atgctgcgccgcgcgcgcctgcattCTGTGCAATGCTTGTCGACGTACGGGCGTGCCCAAACCATATTTCGGATGCAGCACACCGCTCTGGCAGAGAAGCGTGTGATTGTGTCTGGGATTCAGCCCACGGGCGTGCCGCACCTTGGGAATTACCTCGGCGCTCTCAAGAGCTGGGTTGAGCTGCAAAACACAGCCCAGCCGCAGGATGAGCTCTACTTTTTCATTGTTGGGCTACATGCTCTTACCGTCCCGCAAAATCCCAAAACACTTTTTGCGGACCGCCAGAATCTCATGGCTGCATTGCTGGCCATCGGCGTCGATCCGCTGCGGTGCACCTTGTTTCAGCAAGACGCCGTGCCCGAGCATGCAGAGCTTATGTGGTACTTTGCGTGTATCACGTCGTTTGGCCGGCTCGAGCGGATGACGACATGGAAATCGAAGCTCGCGACCCTGCACAACGGCGGCAACACGGACCATGTCCAAGCGTCGCAACTGCAGCTAGGACTGTTTGCGTACCCTGTTTTGCAGGCGGCAGATATCCTTTTATACCACCCCACGCATGTTCCTGTCGGTGAGGATCAGGCGCAGCACTTGGAGCTTACACGCGATATTGCCGAGGGGTTTAACCGCATGGTCAAAAAACGCTACTTTCCAACGCCGAGCACACTGCACACGCCTTCAAAAAAAATCTTGTCGCTGCGGAACCCCGCGGTGAAAATGTCCAAATCTGCACCGGACGCCAACTCACGTATCCTTCTCACCGACTCGCCCAAAAATATCCAAGCCAAAGTGCGGCGTGCTGTCACGGATGCGGACCGCTTTTTATCGTACGATCCAGAGGCGCGACCGGGCGTGAGCAACCTAATCAATATTCTATCGGCGCTGGATGGCGGGACTTTGCGCAGGGAGCTCGGCACTACAGTGCTGGATACCGATCCCGCACGACTTGCCGAAACGCTTCACACAGCCACGGGCGGATCCGGCGCAAAACTAAAGGCCATTCTTAGTGAGAGTCTTAttgaagcgctgcgcccgaTCCAGGAGCGGTACCATGACCTGCTGCAGGACCCAACGTACCTTGCAACTATTGAAAAAAGGGGGgcagagcgtgcgcgagaaCGCGCACATACGACCATCAGCCAAGTCCGTACCATGCTTGGATTGCAAAAAGAAACCCTATAG
- the PEX13 gene encoding Peroxisomal membrane protein PAS20 (COG:U; EggNog:ENOG503NVUD; TransMembrane:1 (i209-227o)): MQGMNPYRSSMGGMGNYGSGYGLGYGSGYGSGYGGYGSSYSSPYSRFGGMSGMSGMGGMGGYGGMGGMGGYGGMGGMGGYGGMGGMGGMGGFGQPGDMSLTQRMESGTQATFELISSIVSAFGGFAQMLESTFMATHSSFFAMVGVADQFAHLRNYLGQVLSIFALARYAKNLVLRLSGRTPTGIDSGEFRDFQRKGVAGRPRPNKRPLIIFFLAVIGLPYLMGKLVKMITARQEAERARLAQQAAETGTDLQQQNALGSGPIDPSKLTFVRARFPYNAADALELSLKTNEVVAVLSKTNPQTGEESQWWRGRTRDGRIGWFPSTYTETLEEARDRAAKTTHLPPSAKEAIPADKSAAKEASVSKS, translated from the coding sequence ATGCAAGGTATGAACCCGTACCGATCTTCCATGGGGGGTATGGGAAACTATGGCTCGGGCTATGGTTTGGGCTACGGCTCTGGCTACGGCTCTGGCTACGGCGGCTACGGATCGAGCTATAGCTCACCATATTCTAGATTTGGTGGCATGAGCGGCATgagcggcatgggcggcatgggcggctacggcggcATGGGTGGCATGGGTGGCTACGGCGGCATGGGTGGCATGGGTGGCTACGGCGGCATGGGTGGCATGGGTGGCATGGGCGGATTCGGCCAGCCTGGAGACATGTCCCTCACCCAGCGCATGGAGAGTGGGACCCAAGCAACCTTTGAGCTGATATCCTCAATCGTTTCGGCGTTTGGTGGGTTTGCTCAGATGCTGGAGTCTACTTTCATGGCGACCCATTCCAGTTTCTTTGCCATGGTCGGTGTTGCAGATCAATTTGCGCACCTGCGCAACTATCTCGGCCAAGTGCTGAGCATCtttgcacttgcgcgctaTGCCAAGAACCTTGTGCTCCGCCTTTCCGGACGTACTCCCACCGGCATCGATTCCGGCGAATTCCGCGATTTCCAGCGCAAAGGAGTGGCTGGACGGCCCAGGCCAAACAAGCGGCCGCTCATCATCTTTTTTTTGGCAGTCATAGGGCTGCCGTACCTGATGGGCAAGTTGGTCAAAATGATTACCGCACGCCAGGAAgcagagcgtgcgcgccttgcacaACAGGCTGCGGAGACAGGCACCGACTTGCAGCAGCAAAACGCACTGGGCTCTGGCCCGATCGACCCGAGCAAACTGACCTTcgtccgcgcgcgcttccctTACAAtgccgcggatgcgctggagctTAGTTTGAAAACGAATGAGGTGGTTGCCGTGCTTAGCAAAACCAATCCACAGACGGGCGAAGAAAGCCAATGGTGGCGCGGCCGTACGCGTGACGGTCGTATCGGCTGGTTCCCCAGCACATACACGGAGACGCTtgaagaagcgcgcgatcgTGCTGCAAAAACGACGCACTTGCCACCATCGGCGAAAGAGGCGATTCCTGCAGACAAAAGTGCTGCAAAGGAGGCGTCCGTCTCAAAATCGTAA